The genomic region GATCTAAGGAGAAAAACGACCCCCGGTTCTGCATGATAACCCCCGTATCCCCCGGAACATACGCCGCACCGAAGTCAAAATACAGGCTTTGGATGAAGGAAACGGCATTGCCTTCGCTATCGACAACCGCTGCATACGCCGTGTCCTGACCTATCGTTTTGGACAAAAACGGCTGTGCCACAGGTGGAGCAGCCTGAATCTCATTCCACAATTGGTCTCCGTAAGCCTTGGATAATAGATGGTCCAGCGGAATGTCCCTGAAATCCGGGTCCGTCAGATAACGGTCACGATCCCGAAACGCCTTTTTCACCACTTCCGCCATCAGATGATAGAATTCCGGTGAGGTGCGTGCAACAGAGGACAGATCCGTATGCTCCAACATATTTAACATCATCAGCATCGAGAATCCCTGCGAGTTGGGCGGCATCTGATGAACTTCATAGCCACGATACCCCGTACTAACGGGTTTCACCCACTCGCCACGATGACCCGCAAAGTCCGCTGGTGCAAGCATGCCCCCATCCTCACGAATAGCCGAAGTCATACGATCCGCAAGCTCCCCTGTATAAAAAACATCTCGCCCTCCCGTCTGAATCAGACGAATGGAGGTAGCGAGTTCAGGCTGAATCAGCAGCTCGCCTTCCTGCAAAAGTGTACCCGACGGGGCAAATACCGCTCGCAGAGGTGTATGACCCAGTATGAAATATTCATCCCTTTCCATCCACAGGCGGAGATTTCGGGATACAGGGCATCCTTTTTCCGCATACTGCACGGCAGGTTCAAGCAATTGCTCCCACGGTAACTTTCCGTACCGGGACCAGACTTCCCACCAAGCATCCACCATTCCCGGAACCGTGATGGCACTAAGCACACCGCGCTGAGGAATGGCATTCATACCCATCGCTTTGAACGTATCGGCATGAATGCCTGCGGCTGAGCGGCCACTTCCGTTATAGGCGGTAATCTCACCGCTCGTTCCATCATGAATCAGGAAGAAGGCGTCCCCGCCAAGTCCGGTCATATGCGGATATACCACACCTAGTGCTGCACTGACCGCAACAGCAGCATCGTAAGCATTCCCGCCTTGCTGAAGGATGGAGCTACCTACTGCACTCGCCAGGTAATGAGGAGTGGTGACCATGACCTCTCTGGAGATTGGCATTTGGTTTAACATAAGGCGCCCTCCTTCCCTGCATACACATCCATCGCTGCCTGCACCGCTTCACCGGCTGGTAACACATGACGATGACGGAGAAGAACAGCTTCCAAAGCTCCGAGCACATGAAGTACGTTTTTTCGTTGGCAGCTGAATCCCATCGTACCGATCCGCCAGATTTGTCCTTTCAACGGTCCGAATGAACTGGCAATCTCAATGCTGAAATCGTTCAGCAACATGCTGCGCACCGACTCGCCATCGATCCCCTCCGGAATCGTGATACAAGTGACCACCGGAAGTTTGCTAGACATATCCCCATACAACTGCAATCCCATTCCCTGAATTCCGGCGACCAACGCACGTTCATTCACAAGATGTCTCTGGAACCTGGCCTCCAACCCTTCTTGCAGCAGAATGCGCAATCCTTCGTGAAGACCATAGAGCATGGAGGTGGCCTCCGTATGGTGGTTCAACCGTGCTGAACTCCAGTAATCCTGCAATTGGCTCAGGTCAAAATAATTGCTGGCAATCGTGCGGCCTTCTGCCCGTGCACTGGTTGCGTCTCGGAGTCCGCGTTCAACTGTTTTGCGGCTCATCAGTTTCTGCTCCACACGACTGTTGTATGTGAGAGGTGCCATCCCTGAAGGAACAGACAGGCATTTCTGCGTGCCGCCCATCACCGCATCCAGATGCCAGGCATCCGTCTCCACGGGTGTGCCGCCAATGGTTGCCACAGCATCTACAACGAGTAAGATATCAAGCTCGCGACAGGCTTTGCCTATCTCGGCAAGGGGTTGCATCTGTCCGGTGGATGTTTCACCGTGAACCATCGCAACCAGACTCGGTTTATGCGTATGAATCGCTTTGATCACCTCTTCCGGATCAAATACCGTGCCCCATTCCGTTTCAAAAAAGACAACCTCGGCACCACAGCGTTCCGAGATTTCAACTAGCAGATGTCCAAATCGTCCATAGATCGGGACGAGAACTTTGTCACCGGGCTGGATCAGACTGACCAACACAGCTTCAATGCCTGAACGGGATGTACCATCTACCGGATAACACCACTCGTTGTCTGTCATATATAACTCACGCAGCATCGCCATCGTCTCGTTCATCAAGGATGTGAACTCCGGGTCAAACTGACCCAGGATTGGAAAGGATAACGCTCTAAGTACGCGTGGATCAACCTCAACGGGTCCCGGGGTCATAATGGTCCGCAAGGACGGAGATAACTCTTTATAGGTGGACATCTTCATTCAACTCCCGTAACCGTATTTATAGAGTAGCCGGACCAGAACCCGAAAACCGTGCATCAGGTCTGCCTCAGCTGTATATTCAAGTGGATTATGACTAATACCGTCCTGGCTGGGCACAAAGATCATAGCTGTTGGACAAGCCGGCTGGAAAATCTGCGAATCATGTCCCGCGCCGCTTGGCATTAACCAGTAGGACAACTGTTCCTTCTCACAGATATCTTGAATGTCTGAGATCATCTCGGCATCCATAGGAATGGGCGTCACCGACAGATGTTCTTCCCAGTCCAGTCCGAGCTGCTGCTCGGCTGCGATTCGACTAAAAGCCTGAAGCATATCCTGCCAGCAGCGATCAATACTCTCCTGCCGGATATGGCGGATATCCAATGAAAATACCGCCCGTGCTGCAACCACATTCCCAACACCCGGATCGGCTGTAATTCGCCCAACCGTGGCTACCAGCGGTTCTCCTGCTTCCAATGCGATATTCCTAACCGCAGCAATCATCTCGGCTGCTCCGGCAAGTGCGTCCTTGCGCCAGGACATCGGCGTCGTTCCCGCGTGGTTTGCTTCTCCGCTGATGGTAATACTGAACCGCTTCTGACCTACGATATCGGATACAACTCCAATCGAATGTCCGAGGCGTTCCAGAACCTGACCTTGCTCAATGTGAAGTTCAATAAAAGCACCGTATTTTTTCGCAGCGGGTTGATGCACAGTTTCGGGTCCAAAACCCGCATGACGTATTGCCTGTGCAAATGTAACGCCGTGTTGATCCTTCAAATGCTCTACGTCTTCCAGAGCCGTTATGCCTGTTATACTGCGTGAACCCCAATACGCGAAAGGAAAGCGACTTCCCTCTTCTTCACATAGCGATACCACTTGAAGTGTGCGCTTCGGTGCTCCGAAATGCTTCTGTAAATACTCCAATGCCAGGACTCCAGCTACCACACCGTAAGCACCGTCATACTTGCCACCATACACGACAGAATCAATATGTGATCCGGTCACTATCGGTAATTCTTCAGCACCAGTCGCTGATTCCTTACCCTCGCCCTTCAGTGTTCCATACAGATTACCGGACTGGTCGAACTCGGGAGACAGTCCTTTCTCCTGCATTTTGGCAGCAAGGGCACCCTGCGCTTCACACCAAGCCGAGTCATACAACAGTCGTGTAACGCCACCCTGTGCATCCGCACCATATGTCGACAGCCAGTCAAGCATGGCTTGCAGTTCCACCTGTTCTACATTTGGCAAAGGAATAGGTGGATTATTCGTACCGGATGACCGGTATACTCCAGACTCCGTCATGGCGTCTCCCCCGTTCCCGCCTGGATGGGATTAGAGGAGTGGGCTGCAATGTGCTTCCCAATAGGTTCAGGAGATAATCCAGATTCCGAGTTATATACCCGTTGCCCACGACAAAATACGTCTGCAATGCGACAGTTAAATGTACGTCCCACATAAGGGCTCTGTTGATGCGTATAGAGCAGATCCTCCGTGTTCATGGTTGTACTTTTCTCCCAGTCAATCAGGACGAGATCGGCATCTTTGCCAATTGCAATCTCTCCTTTGCTCTCCAGACCAAGTCTTCTGGCAGGTTGCAGGGAGAGCACTCTTCCGAGCAACGGGAGGTCGATATTGCGCTGAAGATGTCCGTCCTCCAGCATGATCAGCAGTGTGCTTTGCGCCCCTGATATACCGCCCCAAATTTCAAAAAAGTTATCGGATTGTTTCATGGATGGCGGACATGGAGAATGGTCCGAAGCAATAACATCAATCAATTCTGAAGTCAGTGCATCCCATAACTGCTCCTGTTCGGAAGAGCTGCGAAGCGGTGGAGCGCATTTCGCTACAGCACCTAATCGAACCACATCCTGATCGGTCAGTGTCAGATAGTGAGGGCATGTCTCCGAAGTGACATCCTGCCCACGCCGTTTGGCTTCTGCAATCAGATCCAGTGCTTCCCTGGTACTAATATGCACAAAATGCAGCGCACACCCGGTCTGTTCACCATACTTCAACGCCCGGGCAACCGCGACGACTTCGGCTTCCACAGGACGTGACCGGACATAGTCCATGGGTTCAGTCCTTCCCTCCGCAATGCTTTTCGCGCCAAGTTCGGCAACCATGCCTTCGTCCTCTGCATGAAGTGCGAGCACACGATTTAATTTTGCAATTTCATTCATTCCGTCCAGTAGTGTATGGTCATCGGCTCTGGCAAAGATGTCTTCCCCTTCTCCACCCGGCTCGGACATAAATGCCTTGAATCCGGCAGCACCCAGCCGTGACAGTGGAGCAAGTTCCTCACGATTGCCGGGAACCAACCCTCCCCAGAAAGCATAATCAACATACGATTGGTTTACGGCTGCTTTCTTTTTAATCTCCCATGCTTCCGGCCTTGTGGTAGGCGGTACGCCGTTAAGCGGCATATCGACATAGGTTGTGATTCCCCCTGCGGCAAGGGATGCCGATCCAGACCCGAATCCCTCCCAACTGGCGAGTCCGGGTTCATTGAAGTGAACATGAATGTCCACTACGCCCGGCATCACCGTAAGGCCTTCAGCTTCTATAAGCCTAGTCGTTTCGCCAGCGGCCAGCCGTGTGGATATGTCTGTTATTTTTTCACCAGTAATGCCAATATCCAGTTGCTCTACCCGATCTTTCAGCACCACTCGGGCCCCCCGGATGATGGTATCAAATGTTGTCATATGGATGACCCTCCCCCCTGAATCAGAACCGGATGTATGCATATTCAGCTTCCCCGGTATGTACTGTAACCTCCTGGAGCAATCAATAATGGAATATGGTAATGGTTTGAGGCATCAGATACGGCAAAACGAATCGGAACAATCGTCCATAGTGCCTGCCCAAGCTCCTCCAACGAACGTTGTGCGTAATAACTCTCGACATGGAATTGAAGCTCATATATCGCTTGCTCCAGCTTGCCGCCATCCAGCAGAGGCGTATCCAAACGTCCATCCGCATTGGTCACCGACTCCGCAACTTTTGTCTTGCTTTCCTGCTCCCCATCCCTCTTCAGGGTATACAGCTCGATCCGAACACCCGCAGCAGGCACGCCTTTGGATGTATCCAGCACATGTGTTGTAATTCGTCCTTCAGACATCGACATTAGACATCACCTGCTTTCCCGGAGTCATGCCCGTCTGTTCCCAGATCATCCCTTGTCATCGAGAAACCCTGGAATCCGTATGGCGGTCTCGGCTCGGTAAACACTTTGCCTTCCCCCTCTTTCACTTCCTCTAGAACCGTCTCCCAGGTCCGATTGTTGGATTCAAATGAAACCTCACTCAGTTGCTCAAATCGACTTAACAACCTTCGTCCAATCTGGTAGATCAGATGTTGAATGGATGCAGAGCGACACTCATGAAATACCGCCGCAGCCAAATCTCTGACCTGTTCCGCCGCTACATACCGCCCACGCTGATCATCCATGCCATCTCTCGGATCGTCATAACGCCAATTAATGTTCAGGAAAATAAATAACGGTCGATCCCATGTCTCTGGAAGCGTGGTATATTCATCCTGCATAAATCCGGCAAATTCACTGCCTTTGACCTTGATCAGCCTCAGATCGGCTACACCACTGAAATGGTTGCTTAATTCAATTGAGTCTCCTGTTCGTTCTGCTTCCACGGCAGCTGTCGCACGATCATTCTGCGAATAACGAAATACGAGCGCACTCGGTCGATAACTTCCTTCTAATCCAATGGGTATATCTTCAAAAGGAATCTGGTCCGCTGTCATCTGAACCTTGCTCATCTGCGGATACGTCTCCAGGAAACGCCGACTTACCATCGCAAGAAACCCTTCCACCGTCGCCCCTGTGTAATCGGCTGCATGTTTGAGAATGAAATTCTTCATCGAATCGGTTGCCACCACCAGCGAATTATCCCCTTCTGCAAAAGAAGGCAAGAATTCATCGCCCTGCACAGCGACCTTGATGTTCAAGCCAAACAGAATATTGCCGCGTCCCATAAACGGAGATTCCGGAATGGACTGAATACCCGTCAACGGCTTGGCGTAGGAACGGTACATCCATACATCGCCTTTGCCATAATACATGGTCCGCTGCTGTACAGCGGCTGGCTTGCTTACAAACTCATGTTCATGACCGATCTGTGCGAGCCATTGCTCCAAACGAATGCCCGCAATTTTGAATACTTCCTTCAAAGCAGTCTCGAATTCTTCTTCCCTGCCTCGGCGATGACGTTGCCGCATGGATTCGAGGATGGAACTTGCAGTATGGCCTTTTACGGCCAATATGAATGGAAAGCCAAATTGGCTTGTATATGCTTTGTTTAATTGTTGAAGTTCGTTGTATTGCTCCTGTGACAGCGAGTCAAGCCCTGCACCAGCCTGCTCCTGAACGGAGTTGCTGCTCATGCTGATTCGCGCTCCAAGATCCGGGTGATTTCGAAGCAGTTGCAATTTCACCTGTTCATTCGATGCCTGAACCACCTTCTTCATCACATTCATCATCTGTTCAAATGAATCGAAAGGTCGTGAAAGCCCGGAACGTTCAGCCACCCATGGTGATTCCTCAAATAAGCCGCCAAACGTATGCACGAACTGCGTGATAGACCAGTTGTTAACAAGTTTAATTAAGTCGCTCATGTTAGAACCTCCGGTCTGTTGTAGATTATTGTTCTTCATTCTAAGTGTCGTTCAATGTCGCGACAACAATATTCACGCAATTTTGTAATATAACATAACATCAGAGTTGTGATTTGTTTGCTGTGCACGGGAAGATCAGCTTTTGTTGTCCTCAAACATGAATAAACCGCACTCCATCAAGGGAATGCGGTTCTTGGGGGTCTGGCCCGTAGTATTGTCATGATGCACAATATGCGGTCTAGAGTTGAACATTTTGCGGTCTTGCAGCTGCTTTGTCCCGCACAAACTTGCGGAAGGTGAATACCAGCTTTAATTTAAGTAGATCATTTGTCTTTTTAAAGTCCATTTGCAGTAAGCTACCGACTTTCTCCATCCGATAGGTGACCGTGTTCCGGTGCACAAACAGCTGCTTGGCAGCTTCATTGATCAGTCCGTCATTCTCGATAAAGGACTCCAATGTATTCATCAGCACCTGATTGGGATCACCATCCCTGGCAAGTAACGGTTCAAGTACTTTATTGCAATAGTTCTCCATGATGTTATCCGGTACGTGTTGGAACACATAGGCAAATTCGAGCATTTCAAATTGCAGCGCACGGTCTTTCATGCCGAACCGACGAGCCAATTGTCGAGTATCCAAACACTCCTGATACGCTTCACGGAGCGATTTGGGCTCATGCTTCATTTTGCTGATCCAGAAGCGCGGAGCCGGTGCCCCTTTCGCTTCTTGTGCTGCCAGAACATCACCGAACCGGTTCAATAGAAAACCTGACAGCTCCTCTCCATAATCTCGCCCTGTTGGACAGGTATAGATGGACAGAATGCCATCTTCGATCTGAAAATGCTGCGAGGCCGTGAACTGCATCAGCGGATTGTATTGCAACTCACGATGAATCTGTTTAAGTAGCTTTCCCTCAGCAAACAGAGTCGGCTCAAGCGTGATCAGCACGCACTGATAGGTTCCCTGGAACAGATGGACACCTTTGTTCTCACTCAAGGTGGTCAATTCCTGAACCGTCATTTTGTTATCCAGATACTGTGAAAGCAATGTACGCATCTCATCTTGTACGGTCGGATTAATATGCTCACGATAGGTCATATCCATATAGAATGCCAGTACATCGGCAGCCTGTTGGAACAGCTCTTCCTCTGCCCGAAGCGATAGGGCTGAATCTGTAAACACAAGCAACGACCCGTATTCTTCATCATTTTGCTTAATCGGTACACGGTGACAGCTTCCCTGATTCCATTTCACTCGGTGCATGACGGATTTCCAAGGCCAGCCCTGTGTTACCGCATCTCCCGCAATGCCTTCACTGCCATAGAGCACATGCCCACGAGAACCAATGACGGCAAGCGGATAGTTCAGTACCGTGGCTAGTTCTGCAAACACATTCCGGTGTGGCTGCTGTTGCAGCGCAAACTGCATTAATTTCTTCTGCTTCTGCACGACCTCATGCAGCAATCGATTACTGCGTTCATGTTCAGCCTTGAACAAGGCATTCATCTGGTCCGAGAACGTGAATTGAAAAGGAAGTTCAAGCAGAGGTAAACGAAGTCGATCGGCTTCCTCGACAATGCCTTGGGGAATGGACTGCCAGAAACGCCCCAGCTTGATGCCGAGTCCTGCACAACCACGTTCATTCAAGCGCCGCATCAAACGTAGTGCATCCGTCTCGCTGTCTTTCATAATAAAAGCGGTGGTGAACAACATTTCTCCGGATTTGATCCAATCCGCGATATCAGGAGCGTCCATGACGTTAACGGATTTCATCATCCGTGAAGTCCCTTCTCCACCCGCAACCAGTTTGGCCTCCGACAACGGGTATACCTGTAAAGCCTCTTTGACCGTAAGTTGCATGGACACTACCTCCCATATATATAACACATAAATGTGTTATTCTCGTTCCTACATCTTTATTCTGGATTATATTTCTAATTAAATATATATTCATCCATTTAACTCGGTTTGTTGTTAAGTATTATAACATCAAATTCCGGAATAAAGCTTACACGGCAAAAAAATAAAACCTATGACCTAATTACAGCGCACTCTCCTGTAATCGGCATAGGTTTTCAGATCAGATTTCTAATGTTTCGTGATTCATCCATAATTTCATACGCGATAATACTTCTTTGATATTCAGCGGTTTGCTGAGATAGTCCGAAGCACCTGCTGCAATACATTTCTCCCGATCCTCTTTCATGGCCTTGGCAGTCAGCGCAATAATCGGAAGCTGAGTCAGACCAAGTCGTTCACGGATCTGGCGAGTTGTCTCGTAGCCATCCAGTTCAGGCATCATGATATCCATCATGATGATATCAGGTTTGACTCCTCCACGCTCCAACAATTCCAGACACTCGTATCCGTTCTGCGCTGAAATGACATTCATACCGTATTGCTCAAGCGCGTTAGCCAGGGCATATACATTACGTATATCATCATCAACGACAAGTACTTGGCGTCCGCTGAGCAGCGCTTCTTCCAGAGGTGTTAATAACACGTCCGATGGAGCTGCGGTCAATGAAGGAAGTTTGTTAATCTCTGGTGTGGTGCTAGCCACCTCATTCAGGAACAGCCGAGATGCTTGTATAGTCTCAGGTTCATCTCTTCGCAGCGGCAGGAACAGTGTGAACACACTGCCATGTCCTTCACGGCTTGTTGCCGAGATTGAACCACCCAGCAGGGTCGCAAGCGATTGAGAGATGGACAAGCCCAGCCCAGTCCCCCCGTATTTACGTGCTGTAGCTCCGTCTGCCTGTTTGAATGCATCGAAGATCTGCACGAGTTTGTCATCTGCAATCCCGATCCCTGTATCACTGACGGAGAAAGCAATCACTTCGGTCTCTTGGCCGTTCGTTTCTGGGTTCGCCAGACTCATTCTGGAGATCGTTAAGGCAACTTCACCCTGACTGGTGAACTTGAATGCGTTCGAGAGCAGATTTCGGAGAATCTGATGCAATCTCATCTCATCCGTCACGATCGTTTCCGGCAAAGGACTTTGGAGCTGAATCCGGAAATCTATTTTCTTCTGTTCCGCCGTTTTCAGGAAATACTGGTTCATGACTTCCGGAACACTGCCCAGATAGACATCATCGAAATCCACTTCCATCTGTCCGGCTTCCACCTTGGATAGATCCAGAATATCATTGATCAGGTTCAGCAGATCTTTGCCTGATTTGTGAATGACTGAAGCATAGTTCTGCTCTTCACTATTCAGGTGTTGATTTTTATTCTCAGACAATATTTCAGATAAAATTAACATGCTGTTGAGCGGTGTCCGCAGTTCATGGGACATGTTCGCCAAGAATTCGGATTTGTACCCCGAGCTCGTTCGTAACTGATCCGCAACAACCGAAAGTTCATTGGCTGATGTCTCTGCAGCGCTCTTCTGTACTTCCAGACGATCGTTCAGCATATGAAGCTCTTCGGTCTGCATCTGCAGTTCCTCCGTCTGAGATAGCATCTCTTCGGTCTGAGCCTGAAGTTTCTCCGATTGAGCCTGTAGCTCTTCATTCAGAACTTGTGACTCATCATATAGTTGCTGTAATTCCATACGAGTGACGGTGGAGTGTAGTGAAACACCGAAAATCTCTGTCAGTTCTTGCATGAGCTTCATGTCACTCTCCTGCAGCGGCTTCATTGAAGCAAGCTCGATTACCGCAATCGTTCTGCCTTCAAAGAGGACCGGTACTACGGTAAGTGATGTGGCCGATGCATACCCAAGACCCGAAGAGATTCGGATATAATTTTGGGGTAGATCATTCATGCGCAAGACTCGCTTCTCGACAGCACTTTGACCTACAAGCCCCTCACCCGGGGCAAGCGACACTTTACCAAGTGAACGTTCTTTCTCTCCATCCGCAGCATATGCAGCCACACGCAGCAGTCTATTGTCTTTCAAATAATATAGGACGCTATAAGGCACTCCAAAAAGAATGGCAAGTTCGTTCAGGAACAAGCGTGACAATCCCTCTAGATTGGTCGGGTTCTGCAAAAGTGTGGCAATGCCCGTAATCTGGTCCTTGATCCGATTCTGTTCCTGTACTTCATCCAGCAACTTGTTCGTTTCATTCCCCAGATCACCCACTTCATCACGTGTTCGCACCTGAATTCGCTGCTTCAGGTTCCCACCTTTGGAAATATCACTGATCGTGTGCATGACATCTCGTAACGTTTTGACGATATTCCCTGAGATTACAATCGCAGCGGTGATTGATAATGCTGCAATAACACCCCAGAGCGTATACATAATCGTCAGCAGTGTGGAGCTGCGTGCGGCAAGATCGGTTACCCTTGCTTCTGTCAGCGCAATTTCGGTGCTGCGGAAGGTCGCGAGCTGGGTTCTCAGCAGATCGATTTCGGTTTTACCCGGATCAGACTGGAAGAAAGCAATTACCTTTGCTTGATCCCCTTGCTTTTTCAAGTTTACCGACGGTTCCCCAGCGATCTCAATCCAGCGTGTAATATGTGATTTGATATTCTGCAGACTCTGCTGCTGTGAAGGATTGTCACTAATGAGAGCATTTAGCTGATCATAGTTGGTATTCCACTGCGAGAGGCCTTGGGAATAAGGTTCCAGGTAACTTTCATTGCCTGTAATCATGAATCCACGCTGTCCTGTTTCCATGTTCAAGACATTTTTTTCAATCGCGTTGGTCAGATTGTGCACTTCCAGATCATGATGGCTGATAAAATCATTTTCCTTTTGTAACACATTGATTTGGGCCGTAAGAACTAGCAAAACAGCACCAAATAAAACTACAACCACAAGATAGCCCAATAGAATTTTGGAGCGTATCGTAAATCTTCTCGTTTTTGACAACGCGGAAACCTCCAAATATATACGAATCCCATTCACGTACATTAAAACTGTTGCATATGTAGTTTATATGTATACGTATAGTCTGACAAGCTTTAAGTTCATTCATCTGCATTAGAAAAACGACCTGCTTCCACAGGTCGTCATCTTCATCGATCTAAATTCCTCATTTAGGCTGATTTTAGGCCTTTGGAGCGATCATTTTGGCTGGATCGACATATTGATCAAATTGCTCTTCCGTAAGCAGGCCCGTTTGTAACGTCGCCTGTTTCAAAGACAATCCTTCTTTATGCGCAAGCTTTGCAATTTTGGCTGCATTCTCATATCCAATATGCGGGTTGAGCGCTGTAACGAGCATAAGTGAGTTGTTCAGATTATGTTCAATCTGATCCAGGTTAGGCTCGATGCCTACGGCACACTTGTCATTAAACGCAATAATGGAGTCCGCCAGAAGTTGCACAGATTGCAGGAAGTTATAGATGATAACCGGTTTGAATACATTCAGTTCAAAATTACCCTGACTCGCTGCGAATCCAATCGCTGCATCATTCCCCATGACCTGCGTAACCACCATGGTGATGGCCTCACTCTGAGTTGGATTGACTTTACCTGGCATAATGGAGCTGCCTGGCTCATTCTCCGGAATACGGATTTCTCCCAATCCACTGCGAGGGCCACTGGCTAACCAGCGGACGTCATTGGCGATTTTCATCAAATCAGCTGCAAGCGCTTTAACCGCACCGTGCGCATACACAACCTCATCATGACTCGTAAGTGCATGGAATTTGTTTGGTGCAGATACAAAATCTTTACCTGTATGCTTGCCAATCTCCTTGGCAGTAAAGTCTCCAAAGTCCGGATGCGCATTAATGCCCGTTCCGACAGCTGTACCGCCGATCGCAAGCTCCTTCAGGTACTGCACACTTTCACGAATCATGCGCTCGCTCTTGCCCAACATAGCTTCCCAACCACTGATCTCCTGACCGAGCGTAATCGGTGTTGCATCCTGAAGGTGGGTACGTCCAATTTTGATAATATCCTTGAATGTATCCGACTTGTCTGCAAAAGTGGCTTTCAATACCGCGATTGCTGGCAAAAGTTGATCCTCAACAGCCAGAACACCTGCGACATGCAGAGCCGTTGGGAATGTGTCGTTAGAGCTCTGGGACATGTTCACGTCATCATTTGGATGCAGACGCTCTTCCTTGCCCTTTTGCTCCAGCAGTTGGTTACCCAGATTAGCAATGACTTCGTTGACGTTCATGTTGGATTGTGTTCCGCTTCCTGTCTGCCACACAACCAGTGGGAAATGGTCGTCAATTCGGCCTGCAATAATCTCGTCTGCTGCATAAGCAATGGCATCGGACTTGGCCGCAGATAATTTACCTAATTTATGGTTACTGGCCGCAGCACTTTTTTTCAAAATGGCAAGGGCACGTATAACTTCCATCGGCATATGTTCACTACCAATCGGAAAGTTCTCCTTGCTGCGCTGCGTCTGAGCTCCCCACAGCCTGTCGGCTGGTACTTTCATTTCGCCTAACGTATCTCTCTCAATGCGGTATTCCACTTGCTTGTCCTCCTCCAAAAAGATGGTTTGGGTCTCTACAAAGCTTGTGTATCTCGTCATATTATACATGATTTACGAGCAGGTTTTCACCTTTTCG from Paenibacillus sp. FSL R5-0341 harbors:
- a CDS encoding alanine--glyoxylate aminotransferase family protein → MSTYKELSPSLRTIMTPGPVEVDPRVLRALSFPILGQFDPEFTSLMNETMAMLRELYMTDNEWCYPVDGTSRSGIEAVLVSLIQPGDKVLVPIYGRFGHLLVEISERCGAEVVFFETEWGTVFDPEEVIKAIHTHKPSLVAMVHGETSTGQMQPLAEIGKACRELDILLVVDAVATIGGTPVETDAWHLDAVMGGTQKCLSVPSGMAPLTYNSRVEQKLMSRKTVERGLRDATSARAEGRTIASNYFDLSQLQDYWSSARLNHHTEATSMLYGLHEGLRILLQEGLEARFQRHLVNERALVAGIQGMGLQLYGDMSSKLPVVTCITIPEGIDGESVRSMLLNDFSIEIASSFGPLKGQIWRIGTMGFSCQRKNVLHVLGALEAVLLRHRHVLPAGEAVQAAMDVYAGKEGALC
- a CDS encoding Zn-dependent hydrolase is translated as MTESGVYRSSGTNNPPIPLPNVEQVELQAMLDWLSTYGADAQGGVTRLLYDSAWCEAQGALAAKMQEKGLSPEFDQSGNLYGTLKGEGKESATGAEELPIVTGSHIDSVVYGGKYDGAYGVVAGVLALEYLQKHFGAPKRTLQVVSLCEEEGSRFPFAYWGSRSITGITALEDVEHLKDQHGVTFAQAIRHAGFGPETVHQPAAKKYGAFIELHIEQGQVLERLGHSIGVVSDIVGQKRFSITISGEANHAGTTPMSWRKDALAGAAEMIAAVRNIALEAGEPLVATVGRITADPGVGNVVAARAVFSLDIRHIRQESIDRCWQDMLQAFSRIAAEQQLGLDWEEHLSVTPIPMDAEMISDIQDICEKEQLSYWLMPSGAGHDSQIFQPACPTAMIFVPSQDGISHNPLEYTAEADLMHGFRVLVRLLYKYGYGS
- the uraH gene encoding hydroxyisourate hydrolase; its protein translation is MSMSEGRITTHVLDTSKGVPAAGVRIELYTLKRDGEQESKTKVAESVTNADGRLDTPLLDGGKLEQAIYELQFHVESYYAQRSLEELGQALWTIVPIRFAVSDASNHYHIPLLIAPGGYSTYRGS
- the ggt gene encoding gamma-glutamyltransferase; the encoded protein is MLNQMPISREVMVTTPHYLASAVGSSILQQGGNAYDAAVAVSAALGVVYPHMTGLGGDAFFLIHDGTSGEITAYNGSGRSAAGIHADTFKAMGMNAIPQRGVLSAITVPGMVDAWWEVWSRYGKLPWEQLLEPAVQYAEKGCPVSRNLRLWMERDEYFILGHTPLRAVFAPSGTLLQEGELLIQPELATSIRLIQTGGRDVFYTGELADRMTSAIREDGGMLAPADFAGHRGEWVKPVSTGYRGYEVHQMPPNSQGFSMLMMLNMLEHTDLSSVARTSPEFYHLMAEVVKKAFRDRDRYLTDPDFRDIPLDHLLSKAYGDQLWNEIQAAPPVAQPFLSKTIGQDTAYAAVVDSEGNAVSFIQSLYFDFGAAYVPGDTGVIMQNRGSFFSLDPRDANVLEPNKRSFHTLMPGLVTRDGKPYMLVGTQGGEGQPQTQLSVLTGVLDYGLNIQEAISLPRWVYGRTWGEEGDTMRVENRYHDDVCATLAQWGHNVEARAPWDGIMGQSQGIVILEDGMISGAADPRGDGMAIGW
- the allB gene encoding allantoinase AllB, with protein sequence MTTFDTIIRGARVVLKDRVEQLDIGITGEKITDISTRLAAGETTRLIEAEGLTVMPGVVDIHVHFNEPGLASWEGFGSGSASLAAGGITTYVDMPLNGVPPTTRPEAWEIKKKAAVNQSYVDYAFWGGLVPGNREELAPLSRLGAAGFKAFMSEPGGEGEDIFARADDHTLLDGMNEIAKLNRVLALHAEDEGMVAELGAKSIAEGRTEPMDYVRSRPVEAEVVAVARALKYGEQTGCALHFVHISTREALDLIAEAKRRGQDVTSETCPHYLTLTDQDVVRLGAVAKCAPPLRSSSEQEQLWDALTSELIDVIASDHSPCPPSMKQSDNFFEIWGGISGAQSTLLIMLEDGHLQRNIDLPLLGRVLSLQPARRLGLESKGEIAIGKDADLVLIDWEKSTTMNTEDLLYTHQQSPYVGRTFNCRIADVFCRGQRVYNSESGLSPEPIGKHIAAHSSNPIQAGTGETP